The sequence below is a genomic window from Pyrobaculum sp. 3827-6.
CTAGCCCAGCCCCGACCCAGACGACGTTTTGAAGCTGGTGCAGTTTGCTCAGAAGTTTGTAGACGCGTGCCACCACGGGGTGGAGGAGTACATCCTCTTCCAGGGGGCGAACCGCTCCGGCTTCCCCTTCACAGGCGGCCCCATCTACGTCATGGTGTCGGAACACGGCGTGGGGCGCTACCTGGCTCCTTGCCTCGTGGGTCTACAGCCACGGCATCGAACACGTCATATACATAGTGTTTGGGGTGGTGCTCCTAGGCTCCATCTACACCCAGGTGGCGAGGGCGAGGTACGAACTCCCCGATCCGAAGCCGCCCGATAGGTGGACGACGTGGCTACGGCTTTGCCTATATCGTGGAGGTAGGCCCCCATCAGGATCACCACGAGGGAGTCCTCCAGATCGCCGACACCGTTCTTAATCACGCTCGGCTTGAAGCCCCCGTAGAGGATCTTGTATGTCGCCACGGCGCTCCCCGCCACTATCCACGAGTGGACAGGCCCGTGGTCGTTTTAGTGAAGGCGCTTGACTGTGAAGACGTTAGACATCTCTAGGTACGCCTCTATCTCCTCGTCAGATGTGAGGATGCCCCACGCCGTGGCCACCCTGTCGGACCTCGGCATGACCTCGTCTATGAGCTTGACCCCTACCTCTTAGAGAAGCTCTAGCGTCTCCACTTATGGACGTTGATTTAGTTATATAAATGCTCCCCTGTGAGCAAAGTTTTTATTTAGGGGAACTGGAAGGGCCGTGCTCGACGCCTTGCTACTCTTCCTCGTGCTGGCTCTGACCAGCATGGCGGCTGGCTTCATGGGCTCGTTGACGGGCCTAGGCGGCGCCACGTTCCTCGTGCCTATCTACGTGCTTTTTATAGGGATACCGATACAATACGCGGCTGGAGCCAGCTTGATCTCGACGATCGCCACGTCGAGCGGGGCCGGATCCGCCTACCTCCGCGATAGGGTGACCAACGTGAGGATAGGCATGTCGCTGGAGATGGCGACCACCAGCGGCTCCATAGTGGGCTCTCTGACCGCCGCCTGGGTCTACGCCCACAACCTCCAACACGTTATCTACGTGATATTCGGCATAGTCCTCCTCGGCTCTATCTACACCCAGATAACCCGCTCCAAGCTCGAGCTTCCGAAGCCCAAGCCGCCCGACAGGTGGACCAAGTGGCTACAGCTATACGGCCGCTACTACGATCCGGTGCTGGGCAGGGAGGTACAATATCACGGGGTGAGGTGGTGGCTCGGCGAGCTGATAATGTTCGCCGCCGGCGTCATATCGGGGTTGCTGGGCATCGGTAGCGGGGCTCTCAAGGTGCTGGCCATGGACTGGGCCATGAACCTCCCCATGAAGGTCTCGACTACCACGAGCAACTTCATGATCGGCGTCACGGCGGCCACCGGTAGCTCCATCTACTGGTTCTTCGGCTACATCCAGCCATACTTCGCCGCCGCGACGGCCATAGGCGTCCTCGCCGGGTCTTTCCTAGGGAGCAAGGTGCTTCTGAAGCTCAGGAACGTGACCATACGCTATATCTTCATGGCGATACTGGCCATATTGGGCATCCAGATGTTGTTAAGAGGGCTGGGCCTCTATCCGTGATATGGATCTCGAAGACGTGATTGGGTATACCTTGAGGATCGGCGTGATAATCAGCATAGTCCTGATAGCAACTGGCGTCGTCCTGCTGGTCGTGAAGCCACCTGCGCCGCACATACTGCAACAGCTGTCCAACCCGCGCTCTCTCATCAACACCTCGTCGATAAGCCCAACGCAAGTCCTCTCGGGGAGCGCCGCGCTCAACGGCCTCGACGTGATACTGCTGGGCTTAATCGTGTTGATTGCGACGCCCGTCTTGAGAGTCGTCATGGGCCTTATACAGTTTGCGAAGGAGCGGAACTATATCTACGTAGCGATAACCACTATCGTCTTGTTTAATTTATTATTCGCTATATTTATAATCCCCATCCTCCTTAAATGAATATTCTTTGAGGAAAAAACTCTATTAGGGAGGACGTCTACGTCGCGACCAAGGTGGGGGTACGACTTTTACTCGAGCCCGGAGAGGCCGGCCCGCCACCACGACGCCAAGTATCCAGAGCTCGCCTTAAGGAGATCCGCAGAGAGGCTGGGCAAGAGGCCCAATTTTGTCCAGCTCCACAACCCGCCTAGGGAGGAGGTGAAGAGGGCGGCGGCGCATTTCTTCAAGATGAGAGAGGTATGGGTCAGACACGTTGGCGCCGCGCTGGGGCCGGAGGTGCAGGTTCTAGATGAGAGGAGGGCTGCTCTTAAGGCTACCTACGACTCCATAATGTTCATCTTCAACATACTGGAGCAGGAGCCCGGGAAGATCTTAATAGAGGAGGGGCGGGGGAGGATGCTTCTGACACGAGTCCCCCGTGCCTTCTCCACAGCTCGACGAGTGTCCCCAGTTGTTGCTCCGGGAGCGGCTTACCGTCGCTGGCCTCGGCGTATTCTTCATGCTCCTCAACCGAAGTCCCCGTGACTAGGACGGACGTGACGAGAAACGAGAGGGCGAACTTGAGGCGTCTTGACCAGCGTCGTCGCGGGGCTGACCCTCCTCGCGGTTAAGCCCCCAGCCCCCACATACTCGACAAGCTCTCCACGCTTAGGTCGCCCCTCAACACCCCTGTGGTAGGCGCCCCACAGCTGATTAAAGGCGCAGAGGAGCTCAACGGCCTCGACATCATACTCCTCGGCCTGGTAGTCCTAATAGCAACCCCCGTGGCCATGGTATTCACAAACCTATTCTACTTCATACACCAGCGCAACTACCTATACATAGCCATCACCCTAGTGATCCTAACTAACCTCACCATTGCCATCGTTGTACTGCCAAGCCTCATCAAGTAAACCACCCAAAGGGCCCCCACCACCTAGCACAGAGACAAGACAACCCCACCACCCCGCCAAAGCCCTTTACGCCACGCGGCCCCCCACACACCACACACAGTCCACCCCTCTAAAATCACCACACTTACAACAACCTACAAAGCCAGCCACGGCGCACAACCTCCCAACATCCACCGCCAGACATACCCCCGATCCGGGTATCCGAAGAAAAGCCGAGAAGAGCGCTGAACCCAAGAAAAGAGAGGGAGCTAAGGACCCACCCCGCGCACTCCACACGGCCCCCTCCACACAAAGAGAGCGAGGCAATTCTACATTGAAGCCATTAACAACGCCAACATCCCAGAGCAACCCAAACAGCGCCACAGCCACCAGCCATCCCCACAAACAACACGCGGCAGAAGACGTCGATAAAAAGCATTTAAAAAACGTCGTGCAGAAGCCCCTTTGCCTATGTCAATATTTCAACTCCCCTCGGCGGATAGACAAATGTATAGGGGAGATCCAGTTTATAAAACGTCGTGCAGATCCGCGGCGCACGGCGCCGCCGAGCTGTTGCCACACGACATTCAGCTACCAGAAGCCGCTAGGCACGCTGACACAACGTAGAAAGACAGCAAAAGACAAGCAAGAGCAACACAGCAATCCCTCCAATATTACACAAGAAAAACTTAAAAACCCACAAAAAACCATGACCAGAAACCCCAGTATCTCAAAAAGAGGATTGAAAGTTGTTTCAACGCGCCTCTTCGGCCTGGCTTCGACGCGGCGTATCTCAAAAAGAGGATTGAAAGCATAATACTGATACTCTTGGTATCGGCGCTCTCGAGGGTATCTCAAAAAGAGGATTGAAAGCTACCTACGGCACAATGAGTACGGTGAAGCACAACATCTGGTATCTCAAAAAGAGGATTGAAAGGAGCACAAGGTGACGTACTGCGTGGTGACGTTCACCGCAGATGTATCTCAAAAAGAGGATTGAAAGGCTGGCTTCTCCCTCGTCTCGGGCATCGATTACACGACGTGGCCGTATCTCAAAAAGAGGATTGAAAGAGCGAAGGCGCTGGCGAGCCGATACTCTTCACAGGGCGGTGCAGGTATCTCAAAAAGAGGATTGAAAGTCCGCATTTACACACATCTAAGCCGCGGAGGGGGATCTGTCGTATCTCAAAAAGAGGATTGAAAGCATCATCTGCGGGGAGCCACCCGTCAACCGCCTTAAGCCACGGTATCTCAAAAAGAGGATTGAAAGGACGTCCTCGACCCCCGGCCGGTTAGGAGGCGGGAGGAGTGGTACGTATCTCAAAAAGAGGATTGAAAGTTCTAATCTCTTCGTAGCTCATACCTCCTCCTCGTACACCTCCCGTATCTCAAAAAGAGGATTGAAAGGTCAAGATTCCGCAAGAGGCGCCGGAGCCGCCTAGGAGCCGGCCGTATCTCAAAAAGAGGATTGAAAGCCTGGATTGTAAGTAATAGCTCCACGACGCGCCTCTTCGCAGTATCTCAAAAAGAGGATTGAAAGCGGCGAGGTACGGCGTCTACAGCAGAGTCGTGGCGGCCGTGCCGTATCTCAAAAAGAGGATTGAAAGGACTTCCGCCTGGTGGCGAGCGTGAACCTGACGGCTGGCGGACTGTATCTCAAAAAGAGGATTGAAAGGGCGCCGGCCGATATCGTGATTAAGACCGGCGCCGTGTTGAACTACGTATCTCAAAAAGAGGGTTGAAAGACTCAGTGAGACGCTCCACGAAGCGCTTCGCGCTCTCAGCGTCGAGTATCTCAAAAAGAGGATTGAAAGAGAAAGTACAGCCGGTGAGGGACCTTACGAAGAGGCCGGGGTGAAACAAAGTAAAGCCTCTAAATAGAGGATTGAGGGCTAATGCAACAGCTGGCGCTTCTATGCTCGCGCGATTTCAGCCCTTTCATATTTGCCTCGCGTCATATGTTCTGCTTGAATTAGGCGCAACATGTGGTGTCGTATTGGGTATGCGTCTGATGTAACTCCACGGCGTTTTCGGGCTCTGGCGTGGATTAAAACTGTAAATGAGTCGTTGCGGCTGAGGTGAGGAGGTGCCGAGGTGTTTACAAATCTAAATGGTGGGAATTGACAGCGGCGTGTTCAGCGTGGCCGTGCCCGCGCCGTCGCCTGTCCATAAACAGGTGCTGTGTTTCTACGCACATTGACTAGCTGAGGCCCGCCTCCGTGGGGGCAACGGGGGCGTTAACGCGGTTATGCGCTCTGTGGCTTGACGTCAATTCTCCGGGCGTCGCCCTCCGGGGGGCCGGGGCGCGCCTCGGGGGTTCAATTCCACCTGAGGCGGAGGGGAAGAGGGGGGTGAATACTCATAAATCCTTGGGAGCTGTTGTTGTATGATTTTGTTGTTTGGCTTCGGGGGCGTGGGGAGGACATATGCAGAGCTCCTCTACCAGAGGACCGGCCTGAAACTCTGCGGCGTGTTTGACAGCGGGGGCGGGGTGGTGAAGAGGGAGGGCTTCACGTGGGAGGAGGTGAAGGCCCTCCTCTCGGCGCCAAGGGGGGGCGTGTCTAGAAGCGGCGTCGGCGG
It includes:
- a CDS encoding DUF1634 domain-containing protein; the encoded protein is MVGAPQLIKGAEELNGLDIILLGLVVLIATPVAMVFTNLFYFIHQRNYLYIAITLVILTNLTIAIVVLPSLIK
- a CDS encoding DUF1634 domain-containing protein, translating into MDLEDVIGYTLRIGVIISIVLIATGVVLLVVKPPAPHILQQLSNPRSLINTSSISPTQVLSGSAALNGLDVILLGLIVLIATPVLRVVMGLIQFAKERNYIYVAITTIVLFNLLFAIFIIPILLK
- a CDS encoding sulfite exporter TauE/SafE family protein, yielding MLDALLLFLVLALTSMAAGFMGSLTGLGGATFLVPIYVLFIGIPIQYAAGASLISTIATSSGAGSAYLRDRVTNVRIGMSLEMATTSGSIVGSLTAAWVYAHNLQHVIYVIFGIVLLGSIYTQITRSKLELPKPKPPDRWTKWLQLYGRYYDPVLGREVQYHGVRWWLGELIMFAAGVISGLLGIGSGALKVLAMDWAMNLPMKVSTTTSNFMIGVTAATGSSIYWFFGYIQPYFAAATAIGVLAGSFLGSKVLLKLRNVTIRYIFMAILAILGIQMLLRGLGLYP